One part of the Clostridia bacterium genome encodes these proteins:
- the lepB gene encoding signal peptidase I, giving the protein MSENIENNNMNDETFENIENNEQDVKNDSSEEIIFEVFEENEPKKKKSFIKELFDWVVSIAVALLIVTVLHLYVFVNVEVDGASMNSTLTHGDRLFVSRLFYTPKNSDIVVLAPTLKEGTIVGKSIISYNSKEKPLYIKRVIATEGQTIDIKDGRVYVDGALIDEPYLDEGVFTLEKSTELPLTVPKNCVFVMGDNRNNSSDSRDARVGIVRREQIVGKAVFRLLPLNKFGGIK; this is encoded by the coding sequence ATGAGCGAAAATATTGAAAACAACAATATGAATGATGAAACATTTGAAAATATAGAAAATAACGAACAAGATGTAAAAAACGATTCTTCCGAGGAAATAATATTTGAAGTATTTGAAGAAAATGAGCCGAAAAAGAAGAAAAGTTTTATTAAAGAACTTTTTGACTGGGTAGTGTCAATCGCTGTTGCTCTGCTTATAGTAACCGTTCTTCATCTATACGTTTTTGTAAATGTTGAGGTAGACGGTGCATCAATGAATTCTACCTTAACACATGGAGACAGGCTTTTTGTTTCAAGGCTTTTTTACACACCGAAAAATTCTGATATAGTGGTACTTGCGCCTACCCTAAAAGAAGGCACTATTGTAGGAAAAAGCATTATTTCCTATAATTCAAAAGAAAAGCCTTTATATATAAAAAGAGTAATTGCAACCGAAGGGCAGACAATAGATATTAAAGACGGCAGAGTTTATGTAGACGGTGCTTTAATTGATGAGCCATATCTTGATGAGGGCGTATTCACTTTAGAAAAGTCTACCGAACTTCCTTTAACAGTTCCGAAAAATTGTGTTTTTGTTATGGGAGATAACAGAAACAACTCTTCAGACAGCAGAGACGCAAGAGTCGGCATTGTAAGAAGAGAGCAGATTGTAGGAAAAGCAGTTTTCAGACTGTTACCGTTAAATAAATTCGGAGGAATAAAATGA